A stretch of Geomonas oryzisoli DNA encodes these proteins:
- a CDS encoding BamA/TamA family outer membrane protein: MKSLCLVVVALLCLVSVAHAAKIDTSFRYATVETEHFAIHYHQGLEEVARKAAGMAEDIHAKLTREFQWQPAEKTQVVLIDDSDFTNGLAITIPYNTIYLQVVPPTLSSTLGEYDDWLRVLFTHEYAHIVSADPARGYSKVTRAIFGKPLPWMDPLSVVLFLATAPPNTFLPRWWHEGMATWAETKYTGQGRGKGSYYDMIFRTAVAEDNLPTVDQINGDVPDWPSGHLPYIYGYRLQRYIADTYGSDVAGKLALGHAGRVPYTISRPAKTNFEGKTYREVYQDMIASLKDEQSRRIGTLSRQSFTPLTTVYDEGENLAAPRFSPDGGRIAFTRRDPHDHTTVIVTDASGQEVASFRRQLSDGTLSWSPDGRKIYFTQAEVNRGFNIYQDLYVYDLDQKSSVRLTEGERLAEVQLSPDGKLFAGVASSRGSQNLAVMAADAPQGKLVPAAVTAFSEERVSAPRFSPDGRAICYVLTDNAGTSTLRIYDVAGRTDRALLSAGNSIAYPAWSPDGSVVYYISDETGVFNVFAYDLRERKSYQVSHLLSGALQPEPSPDGSRLLLAKYTSRGFKIAQMRIDRAQWSEQRGPALPLSRALPAAASKPAGASAAALAAPAPTAAAYQPAKTLLPRFWLPRLYADGPDGTVVGAFTAGADVLGYHSYALSAAYSSERKRGYYTLLYSNDSFYPTLTLRAHAEPFLYADLYQNGNDYWELNRGVSVEASVPINKLESHYRLLAGYELVDQQALTPLQPNGTLFGVPVFQGRRDNLYAGVDFDNVLKYPYSVSSEEGRRISLLYRYYSRDLGSDINLSEYSATYQEYLRLPIRSPRHQVVYLRLAGAFADGDLQFGQQAFQLGGPPSDLNKYPLRGYPVRSMTGKYVATGTVEYRAPIMYPLHGIGTVPAFAEKLHCALFADAGQVWDDRRSFHADETRVGAGVELRADVTLGYWAKVTPALGFAHGFNKGGEDQIYFTLYLGL, translated from the coding sequence ATGAAATCGTTATGCCTAGTTGTCGTTGCGCTGTTATGCCTCGTTTCCGTTGCCCATGCCGCAAAAATCGACACCTCGTTCCGGTACGCCACCGTTGAAACCGAACACTTCGCCATCCACTACCACCAGGGGCTGGAAGAGGTGGCGCGCAAGGCCGCCGGGATGGCGGAAGACATCCACGCGAAGCTGACCCGTGAGTTCCAGTGGCAGCCGGCCGAGAAGACCCAGGTGGTGCTGATCGACGACAGCGACTTCACCAACGGCCTGGCCATCACCATCCCTTACAACACGATCTATCTCCAGGTGGTCCCCCCCACCCTCTCCTCGACGCTCGGCGAATACGACGACTGGCTCAGGGTGCTGTTCACCCACGAGTACGCGCATATCGTCTCCGCCGACCCGGCGCGCGGCTACTCCAAGGTGACCCGCGCCATCTTCGGCAAACCCCTTCCCTGGATGGACCCGCTCTCCGTAGTCCTTTTCCTGGCCACCGCCCCTCCCAACACCTTCCTGCCGCGCTGGTGGCACGAAGGGATGGCGACCTGGGCGGAGACCAAATACACCGGCCAGGGGCGCGGCAAGGGGAGCTACTACGACATGATCTTCCGGACCGCCGTCGCCGAGGACAACCTCCCCACGGTGGACCAGATCAACGGCGACGTACCCGACTGGCCCTCGGGGCACCTCCCTTACATCTACGGCTACCGGCTGCAGCGCTACATCGCCGACACCTATGGCTCCGACGTCGCCGGGAAACTCGCCCTGGGCCACGCCGGGCGCGTCCCCTACACCATCAGCAGGCCGGCAAAGACCAACTTCGAAGGAAAGACCTACCGCGAGGTCTACCAGGACATGATCGCGTCCCTCAAGGATGAGCAGTCCCGGCGCATCGGCACCCTGTCCCGGCAGTCTTTCACCCCGCTGACCACCGTCTACGACGAAGGCGAGAACCTGGCGGCGCCGCGCTTCTCCCCGGACGGCGGCCGCATCGCCTTCACCCGGCGCGACCCGCACGACCACACCACCGTGATCGTCACCGACGCCTCCGGGCAGGAGGTGGCGAGCTTCAGACGCCAGTTGTCCGACGGCACCCTGAGTTGGTCGCCGGACGGCAGGAAGATCTACTTCACCCAGGCCGAGGTGAACCGCGGCTTCAACATCTACCAGGACCTCTACGTCTACGACCTGGACCAGAAAAGCAGCGTCCGGCTCACCGAAGGGGAGCGCCTGGCCGAGGTCCAGCTCTCGCCGGACGGGAAGCTCTTCGCCGGGGTGGCCAGCAGCCGCGGTAGCCAGAACCTGGCAGTGATGGCGGCCGATGCTCCGCAGGGAAAACTCGTCCCGGCCGCGGTCACCGCCTTCTCCGAAGAGCGCGTCTCCGCCCCGCGTTTCTCCCCCGACGGCCGCGCCATCTGCTACGTCCTCACCGACAACGCCGGGACCAGCACTCTCCGGATCTACGACGTCGCCGGCAGGACCGACCGCGCCCTCCTCAGCGCCGGCAACAGCATCGCCTACCCCGCCTGGTCGCCCGACGGCTCCGTCGTCTACTACATCTCCGACGAGACCGGTGTGTTCAACGTCTTCGCCTACGACCTGCGCGAACGGAAAAGCTATCAAGTAAGCCACCTGCTTTCCGGCGCGCTGCAGCCCGAACCGTCGCCGGACGGGAGTCGTCTGCTCCTTGCCAAGTACACCTCGCGCGGCTTCAAGATAGCGCAGATGCGGATCGACCGGGCCCAGTGGAGCGAGCAGCGGGGCCCCGCCCTTCCCCTTAGCCGCGCCCTTCCGGCAGCGGCGTCTAAGCCTGCCGGCGCGTCTGCGGCGGCATTGGCCGCCCCGGCCCCGACCGCCGCTGCCTATCAGCCCGCGAAAACCCTGCTCCCGCGCTTCTGGCTCCCCCGCCTCTACGCCGACGGCCCCGACGGCACCGTCGTGGGCGCCTTCACCGCAGGTGCCGACGTGCTCGGCTACCACAGCTACGCCCTGAGCGCCGCCTACAGCTCAGAGCGCAAGAGAGGCTACTACACCCTCCTGTACAGCAACGACTCGTTCTACCCGACCCTGACCCTGCGGGCGCACGCCGAGCCGTTTCTGTACGCCGACCTCTACCAAAACGGCAACGATTACTGGGAGCTGAACCGCGGCGTGTCGGTGGAGGCCTCCGTCCCGATCAACAAACTGGAGTCCCACTACCGTCTGCTCGCCGGCTACGAGCTCGTGGACCAGCAGGCGCTCACCCCCCTCCAGCCCAACGGCACCCTGTTCGGGGTCCCCGTGTTCCAGGGGCGCCGGGACAACCTCTACGCCGGCGTCGACTTCGACAACGTGCTCAAGTACCCCTACTCGGTCAGCTCCGAAGAAGGAAGGCGCATCTCGCTTCTCTACCGTTACTACTCGCGTGACCTCGGCAGCGACATCAACCTCTCCGAGTACAGCGCCACCTACCAGGAGTACCTGCGCCTTCCGATCCGATCGCCCCGGCACCAGGTCGTCTACCTGCGCCTGGCCGGCGCCTTCGCCGACGGCGACCTGCAGTTCGGCCAGCAGGCCTTCCAGTTGGGCGGTCCGCCGTCCGACCTCAACAAGTACCCCCTGCGCGGCTACCCCGTGCGCTCGATGACCGGCAAATACGTCGCCACCGGCACCGTCGAGTACCGGGCGCCCATCATGTACCCGCTGCACGGTATCGGCACCGTCCCGGCCTTCGCAGAGAAACTGCACTGTGCGCTCTTTGCCGATGCCGGCCAGGTCTGGGACGACCGGAGATCCTTCCACGCCGACGAGACCCGGGTTGGCGCCGGGGTGGAACTGCGCGCCGACGTCACGCTGGGGTACTGGGCCAAGGTCACCCCGGCGCTCGGTTTCGCCCATGGCTTCAACAAAGGCGGAGAAGATCAGATATACTTCACGCTGTACCTCGGCCTCTAG
- a CDS encoding mucoidy inhibitor MuiA family protein, translating to MKMRMLPLSLLLLLSSSFALAAESTTGTAPSRITAVTVFSDTAQVTRQASVALKAGTNLVTLENLPQLMAEESLRAEGKGTGRARIAGLTVKNVFLDRSKDQRVRELEDEIARLNRKVEAIEARRKALAAQRAFVDSIRVGWGDRISKELSLGKPTATELSEAVRFVGDNTGKIEEELYDAEAAKKPLLEQIAALKKELDQYRSEPMKEVRSVQVAIEAERDMKFDLDLSYLVAQASWMPAYDVRLAPDGKDAQLTYRAQVWQKTGENWPQVRLTLSTANPASGGGAPELTPWRVSFYEPPRPMPYLSRKTVMGAAAPVPAPMQESTFGGAPAEDRLEPAGFIPSEVAQGQTSVQFQVAQPLDVPADGTRSASVIAAETVPVVAEYVAVPKLSPRVYLKSTVTNRTPFPLLAGEASIFNDATFVGKSRLKTVASGEEFDLYFGSDDQVKVKRDAARVKKKGGLLGGSSVTYHVTMELANYRQRAVTVSLKDQQPLPGNAEIKVGIEDASPTPSEIKEDGTLLWKVELAPAEKKKVSYDLVIEYPKGRDLVGLE from the coding sequence ATGAAAATGAGGATGCTCCCCCTCTCACTGTTGCTGCTCCTTAGCTCGTCGTTTGCCCTCGCGGCGGAGAGCACCACCGGCACTGCGCCCTCCCGGATCACTGCGGTGACCGTCTTTTCCGACACCGCCCAGGTGACGCGCCAGGCAAGTGTCGCGCTCAAGGCAGGAACCAACCTGGTCACGCTGGAGAATCTGCCTCAGCTCATGGCCGAGGAATCGCTCAGAGCCGAGGGAAAGGGAACCGGGCGCGCCCGCATCGCCGGGCTCACGGTGAAGAACGTCTTCCTCGACCGCAGCAAAGATCAGCGGGTGCGCGAGCTCGAGGACGAGATTGCCCGGCTCAACCGGAAGGTGGAAGCGATCGAGGCCCGACGCAAGGCCTTGGCCGCCCAACGTGCCTTCGTCGACTCCATCCGCGTCGGCTGGGGCGATCGGATCTCCAAGGAACTGAGCCTCGGCAAACCTACCGCCACCGAACTCTCCGAGGCGGTGCGCTTCGTGGGCGACAACACCGGCAAGATAGAGGAAGAACTCTACGACGCCGAGGCCGCCAAGAAGCCGCTCCTGGAGCAGATCGCCGCGCTGAAGAAGGAACTGGATCAGTACCGCTCCGAGCCCATGAAAGAGGTGCGCTCGGTCCAGGTGGCGATCGAGGCGGAGCGCGACATGAAGTTCGACCTCGACCTCAGCTACCTGGTCGCCCAGGCAAGCTGGATGCCCGCCTACGACGTCAGACTCGCGCCGGACGGCAAGGATGCCCAGCTCACCTACCGGGCCCAGGTCTGGCAGAAGACCGGCGAGAACTGGCCGCAGGTGAGGCTCACCCTCTCCACCGCCAACCCGGCTTCCGGCGGCGGCGCACCCGAGCTCACCCCCTGGCGCGTCTCGTTTTACGAGCCTCCGCGCCCCATGCCATACCTGAGCCGCAAAACGGTAATGGGGGCGGCGGCACCGGTCCCTGCGCCCATGCAAGAGAGTACCTTTGGGGGCGCCCCCGCCGAGGACCGCTTGGAACCCGCAGGCTTCATCCCGTCGGAAGTGGCCCAGGGTCAAACCTCGGTCCAGTTCCAGGTGGCGCAGCCGTTGGACGTTCCCGCCGACGGCACCCGCTCGGCAAGCGTGATCGCCGCGGAGACGGTTCCCGTCGTGGCGGAATACGTCGCCGTCCCCAAACTCTCCCCGAGGGTCTACCTGAAGTCGACGGTGACCAACCGGACCCCCTTCCCGCTGCTCGCCGGAGAGGCCAGCATCTTCAACGACGCGACCTTCGTCGGCAAAAGCCGCCTGAAGACGGTCGCTTCCGGCGAAGAGTTCGACCTTTACTTCGGCAGCGACGATCAGGTGAAGGTGAAGCGCGATGCGGCGCGGGTAAAGAAGAAAGGGGGGCTTCTGGGCGGCAGCAGCGTCACCTATCACGTGACCATGGAACTCGCGAACTACAGGCAGCGCGCCGTCACCGTCTCGCTCAAGGACCAGCAGCCGCTCCCCGGCAACGCCGAGATCAAGGTCGGCATCGAAGACGCCTCGCCCACCCCGTCCGAGATCAAGGAAGACGGCACGCTGCTGTGGAAGGTCGAACTTGCCCCGGCTGAGAAGAAGAAGGTCTCCTACGACCTGGTGATCGAATATCCCAAGGGGAGGGATCTGGTCGGGCTTGAATAG
- a CDS encoding putative sensor domain DACNV-containing protein, with product MPIKNKTPRHLAEFVCTELRKRKAAVPDDQVITELMETMYYSSLRTEESEPVLFHMVFLDPSQPDPKPPRNPARDRWSYIPFADPIPFTVSNVVKIAKSTDLRTSSFVIWPDQLDQLYIWGLVDQQNRFHKFLNRSAEVEVERPGVFQASVEGIGIIVVYMRYEKVAELRVNEVIRHSLDLFREGPVRDLLAPGIDRFLDGVRSHIPDDIYQAPGAGDELHAQQWISVLCRILLRIQKIKNGGAILITPQITPDDLNVKYGINYDRLPTSLQSNAVTKIKSDYLERHLLGHGESRPKELSADQFQQLRRLEKELRANKNEIDGVIWFIALLTRVDGLVVMDPNLVVRGYGVEIKNWQEPDRVFIATDRMGSEAKLRPVSYNHFGTRHRSMMRYCCQNPGSLGFVISQDGEVRVMTMLGERLVMWENIKLKYYSYASRKK from the coding sequence ATGCCGATCAAGAACAAGACCCCGCGCCACCTGGCCGAATTCGTCTGCACCGAGCTGCGCAAGCGCAAGGCCGCCGTGCCGGACGACCAGGTCATCACCGAGCTCATGGAGACCATGTACTACTCCAGCCTCCGCACCGAGGAATCGGAGCCGGTGCTGTTCCACATGGTCTTTCTCGATCCGAGCCAGCCCGACCCGAAGCCCCCGCGCAACCCGGCGCGGGACCGCTGGAGCTACATTCCCTTCGCCGACCCGATCCCCTTCACCGTCTCCAACGTGGTCAAGATCGCCAAGTCCACCGATCTGCGCACCTCCTCGTTCGTGATCTGGCCCGACCAACTGGACCAGCTCTACATCTGGGGGCTGGTGGACCAGCAAAACCGGTTCCACAAGTTCCTGAACCGCAGCGCCGAGGTCGAGGTCGAGCGCCCCGGCGTGTTCCAGGCCAGCGTCGAGGGGATCGGCATCATCGTCGTGTACATGCGCTACGAGAAGGTGGCGGAACTGAGGGTGAACGAGGTGATCCGCCACTCGCTCGACCTGTTCCGCGAGGGACCGGTGCGCGACCTGCTGGCGCCCGGCATCGACCGTTTCCTCGACGGGGTGCGCAGTCACATACCCGACGACATCTACCAGGCGCCCGGGGCCGGAGACGAGCTCCATGCCCAGCAGTGGATCTCCGTTTTGTGCCGGATCCTGCTCAGGATCCAGAAGATCAAGAACGGCGGCGCCATACTGATCACGCCGCAGATCACCCCGGACGACCTGAACGTGAAGTACGGCATCAACTACGACCGGCTCCCGACCTCGCTGCAGTCAAACGCGGTCACCAAGATCAAGTCGGACTACCTGGAACGGCACCTGCTCGGGCACGGCGAATCGAGGCCCAAGGAACTCTCCGCCGACCAGTTCCAGCAGCTGCGGCGCCTGGAGAAGGAACTGCGGGCCAACAAGAACGAGATCGACGGGGTCATCTGGTTCATCGCCCTGTTGACGCGGGTGGACGGGCTGGTGGTCATGGACCCCAACCTGGTGGTGCGCGGCTACGGGGTGGAGATCAAGAACTGGCAGGAGCCGGACCGGGTCTTCATCGCCACCGACCGCATGGGGAGCGAAGCGAAGCTGCGCCCGGTCAGCTACAACCATTTCGGAACCCGGCACCGGTCCATGATGCGCTATTGCTGCCAGAACCCGGGGAGTCTCGGCTTCGTGATTTCCCAGGACGGCGAGGTGCGGGTGATGACCATGCTGGGAGAGCGCCTGGTCATGTGGGAGAACATCAAGCTGAAGTACTACAGTTACGCATCCAGGAAAAAATGA
- a CDS encoding VOC family protein, which yields MIARIDHLNIVVRDLEQAVAFFTLLGFTPGISSSLDTDFLETLTGVRCAGGRFTALHHPGSDLSIELLQFDAGGDPDPGIGIANRIGLRHLAFAVTDIEAEVARLRGHGVQFIGEVQVWRKTGKKLIYFHGPEGILLELAQYPKQ from the coding sequence ATGATTGCTCGCATCGATCATCTCAACATCGTGGTACGCGACCTGGAGCAGGCTGTGGCCTTTTTCACCCTCTTGGGCTTCACCCCCGGCATCAGTTCCAGCCTCGACACCGACTTTCTCGAGACGCTGACCGGCGTGCGCTGCGCCGGTGGACGTTTCACCGCCCTGCACCACCCCGGCTCGGACCTATCCATCGAACTGCTGCAGTTCGACGCCGGCGGGGACCCCGACCCGGGCATCGGCATCGCCAACCGCATCGGCCTGCGCCACCTCGCCTTCGCGGTCACCGACATAGAGGCCGAAGTGGCGCGGCTGCGCGGCCACGGCGTGCAGTTCATCGGCGAGGTGCAGGTCTGGCGCAAAACCGGGAAGAAACTGATCTACTTCCACGGGCCGGAAGGGATCCTGCTGGAGCTCGCCCAGTACCCGAAGCAGTAA
- a CDS encoding DASS family sodium-coupled anion symporter gives MEHKELLDKPLKIDNRPLWLIVLDRTVRYQVMAAVALVIAFLIRLTPPEGLTVEGYRSLVLFGATVFFWISGLLPIAVTALLSMVMLPLLGIMDAKKTYSMFGNESVFFILGAFILAAALTGTGISARLARAMLARFGRTPARLALTVFLLSAFLSFIMSEHAVAAMLFPVVTELATALQLEKGKSSFGRLLFMSMAWGCIIGGIATFLGGARAPLAAGLLKEATGLHFSFIEWSTAACMIVLPLLVLGFAILLKFFPPDLDDVEVGLKFLNGKRLEMGKISYDEVLTTLVMIVTVACWMFLGEKTGLAAIAILGAAALFTFKVISWQMIEEYVNWGIILMYGGTIALATALEKTGAAVWVVKKGMGDQAHAPLAVIAVISLVAILVTECISHAAVVAILMPVGMGLCQTTGMDPKVMTLSIALPAGLAYCLPMGTPATAIAYASGYLKSRDIIVAGAVVMAISWLLFMGSVVFIWPVLGLKI, from the coding sequence ATGGAACATAAGGAACTCCTGGACAAACCGCTCAAGATCGACAACCGTCCGTTGTGGCTCATCGTGCTCGACCGCACCGTCCGGTACCAGGTGATGGCAGCCGTCGCGCTGGTCATCGCGTTCCTGATCCGCCTCACTCCCCCGGAAGGGCTTACCGTCGAAGGGTACCGTTCGCTGGTGCTCTTCGGCGCCACCGTGTTCTTCTGGATCTCCGGTCTCCTCCCCATCGCGGTCACCGCGCTGCTCTCCATGGTGATGCTGCCGCTACTGGGCATCATGGACGCCAAGAAGACCTACTCCATGTTCGGCAACGAGTCCGTGTTCTTCATCCTGGGCGCCTTCATCCTGGCTGCCGCCCTTACCGGTACCGGCATCTCCGCCCGTCTCGCCCGCGCCATGCTGGCGCGCTTCGGCAGGACACCCGCGAGGCTCGCCCTGACCGTCTTCCTGTTGTCCGCCTTTCTCTCCTTCATCATGAGTGAGCACGCCGTCGCGGCCATGCTTTTCCCGGTGGTTACCGAACTGGCGACGGCCCTGCAACTGGAGAAAGGGAAGAGCAGCTTCGGGCGCCTGCTGTTCATGTCCATGGCCTGGGGGTGCATCATCGGCGGCATCGCCACCTTCCTCGGCGGTGCCCGTGCGCCGCTTGCCGCGGGGCTGCTCAAGGAGGCGACCGGGCTTCATTTCTCCTTCATCGAGTGGTCCACCGCGGCCTGCATGATCGTGTTGCCGCTGCTCGTGCTGGGCTTTGCCATCCTGCTCAAGTTCTTTCCGCCGGACCTGGACGATGTTGAAGTAGGGCTCAAATTTCTCAACGGCAAACGCCTGGAAATGGGGAAGATCAGCTATGACGAGGTCCTTACCACCCTGGTCATGATCGTCACCGTCGCCTGCTGGATGTTCCTGGGTGAGAAGACCGGCCTGGCCGCCATCGCCATCCTTGGGGCAGCCGCCCTGTTCACCTTCAAGGTGATCTCCTGGCAGATGATCGAGGAATACGTCAACTGGGGCATCATCCTGATGTACGGCGGCACCATCGCGCTTGCCACGGCGCTGGAGAAAACCGGCGCGGCGGTGTGGGTGGTGAAGAAAGGGATGGGCGATCAGGCGCACGCGCCGCTGGCGGTGATCGCGGTGATCTCGCTGGTGGCCATCCTGGTCACCGAGTGCATCAGCCACGCCGCGGTGGTTGCGATCCTGATGCCGGTCGGGATGGGTTTGTGCCAGACCACGGGCATGGACCCCAAGGTGATGACGCTCTCCATCGCGCTCCCGGCGGGCCTGGCCTACTGCCTTCCCATGGGTACCCCGGCCACCGCCATCGCCTACGCCTCCGGTTACCTCAAAAGCCGCGACATCATCGTGGCCGGTGCCGTGGTTATGGCGATCTCCTGGCTGCTGTTCATGGGCAGCGTCGTGTTCATCTGGCCCGTCCTCGGGCTGAAGATATAA
- a CDS encoding RrF2 family transcriptional regulator → MISKKTKYGLKALIYLAQKYDQGPILIADLARDERIPKKFLENILLNLKNSGILQSRKGRGGGYYLGRPPHKVTFGQAIRIMEGPLAPVPCVSEMAYAKCTECGNEATCGIRLVMKDVRDEMARILDGTTLADVLKKMDEAEARQEDVLDFCI, encoded by the coding sequence ATGATATCGAAGAAGACCAAGTACGGCCTGAAGGCCTTGATTTACCTGGCGCAAAAGTACGACCAGGGGCCGATCCTCATCGCGGACCTGGCCCGGGACGAGAGGATCCCCAAGAAGTTCCTGGAGAACATCCTGCTCAACCTGAAAAACAGCGGCATCCTGCAGAGCCGCAAGGGAAGGGGCGGGGGGTACTACCTGGGGAGGCCGCCGCACAAGGTCACCTTCGGGCAGGCGATCAGGATCATGGAAGGGCCGCTGGCACCGGTTCCCTGCGTGAGCGAGATGGCCTACGCCAAGTGCACTGAGTGCGGCAACGAGGCGACCTGCGGCATCAGGCTGGTCATGAAGGACGTGCGCGACGAGATGGCGCGCATCCTGGACGGCACCACTCTCGCGGACGTCCTGAAGAAGATGGACGAAGCGGAGGCGCGCCAGGAGGACGTGCTGGATTTCTGCATCTGA
- a CDS encoding carbohydrate kinase family protein, which yields MKYDVVGLGVCTMDLLMVVDELPGSELVQRAHASALAGGGPVATALVALARLGARTAMLDRVGGDLIGRMILAELEAEGVDTSAMVVDAASTSSQATILVRKRDGARAITFAPGTSGELSPDLLDETVIASAQILHLNGRHWQACLKAAQVARQAGVLVSFDGGSHRFRPEHLELLPLVDICIVAEEYAASCTGASSPELGAQALLQYGARVVGVTSGTRGSLLLTRDGASFQQPSYPVEPVIDTTGAGDAYHGGFLFGLARGLSLEDSARYAAALGALNTRALGGRAALPPPSEVQALLSGAPLTTTP from the coding sequence ATGAAATACGACGTGGTGGGGCTCGGCGTCTGCACGATGGATCTGCTCATGGTGGTGGATGAACTGCCGGGAAGCGAACTGGTGCAGCGGGCACATGCCTCGGCCCTGGCTGGCGGTGGCCCGGTGGCCACGGCGCTGGTCGCCCTGGCGCGCCTGGGTGCCCGCACGGCCATGCTGGACCGTGTCGGCGGCGATTTGATCGGCCGCATGATTCTGGCGGAACTGGAAGCGGAAGGGGTTGATACGTCGGCCATGGTGGTCGATGCCGCCAGCACCTCGTCACAGGCGACCATCCTGGTCAGAAAGCGCGACGGCGCCCGCGCCATCACCTTCGCGCCCGGGACCTCCGGCGAACTTTCTCCCGACCTGCTGGACGAAACGGTGATCGCCTCCGCGCAGATCCTGCACCTGAACGGTCGGCACTGGCAGGCCTGCCTGAAGGCAGCCCAGGTGGCACGGCAAGCCGGTGTCCTGGTTTCTTTCGACGGCGGCTCACACCGGTTCCGGCCGGAGCACTTGGAACTCTTGCCGCTGGTGGACATCTGCATCGTCGCCGAGGAGTACGCGGCGAGCTGCACCGGCGCGTCGTCACCGGAATTGGGGGCGCAGGCGCTCCTGCAGTACGGCGCCCGGGTGGTCGGGGTTACCAGCGGAACGCGCGGGAGTCTGCTGCTGACCCGGGACGGCGCATCTTTCCAGCAACCGTCCTACCCCGTGGAGCCGGTTATCGACACCACCGGCGCGGGGGACGCCTACCACGGCGGCTTTCTCTTCGGCCTCGCGCGGGGGCTTTCACTGGAAGACTCTGCCCGCTACGCCGCGGCGCTGGGCGCCTTGAACACGAGAGCGTTGGGCGGCCGTGCCGCCTTGCCACCCCCATCCGAAGTGCAAGCCTTGCTCTCTGGCGCCCCTCTCACGACCACCCCCTGA